The Candidatus Acidiferrales bacterium genome has a segment encoding these proteins:
- a CDS encoding DUF4384 domain-containing protein, with protein MRVEKSSLHARVVNVGIVVSLCLFLFSSKCWSQSDSLSVESTGHCYSSEVTPEDGWRRALQDAEANAIRTALGITVSGHTFQMTSESMKGDKPTDYLSTFSELNTTTTSGRVIAEHIMDSTLGTEGNLPVYTIKIQATVAKDKGEPDPGFQVEIHLDKDVFYDRGGIDRNDAVDFSISATMDCYLYIFDIMANDSVMLLMPNAYFTDNFYSAAEGAKGFQRKLAKLPYDLRVGLPPKKDLTTEMIYVVALKKKIDFHSSSMTQESSGILPTYQSAILDLQKWLVRIPQDLRTTASGPFTIKRLK; from the coding sequence ATGCGAGTTGAAAAATCGTCGTTGCATGCCCGTGTGGTGAACGTCGGAATTGTCGTATCCCTTTGCCTATTTCTCTTTTCCTCCAAGTGCTGGTCTCAGTCCGACAGCCTTTCGGTTGAATCGACAGGGCATTGTTACAGCTCGGAGGTAACACCCGAAGACGGGTGGCGGCGCGCGCTACAGGACGCCGAAGCAAATGCAATTAGAACGGCTCTCGGAATAACTGTGAGCGGACATACTTTTCAGATGACCTCCGAGTCCATGAAGGGAGATAAGCCTACGGATTACCTCAGTACTTTTTCGGAACTGAATACTACAACGACTTCGGGAAGGGTCATTGCGGAACACATTATGGATTCTACCCTTGGTACGGAAGGAAATCTTCCCGTTTACACCATCAAAATACAGGCCACGGTCGCGAAAGATAAAGGCGAGCCCGACCCGGGTTTTCAAGTGGAAATCCATTTGGATAAAGACGTATTCTATGATCGCGGCGGCATTGACCGTAACGACGCCGTTGATTTTTCGATTTCTGCCACCATGGATTGCTATCTGTACATTTTCGATATCATGGCAAACGATTCCGTGATGCTTCTTATGCCGAACGCTTACTTTACCGACAACTTTTACTCCGCCGCAGAAGGCGCGAAAGGCTTTCAACGGAAACTTGCAAAGCTGCCGTATGATCTACGGGTTGGATTGCCTCCGAAGAAAGACTTGACGACCGAGATGATTTATGTCGTGGCATTAAAGAAGAAAATTGATTTTCACTCATCGAGTATGACACAAGAATCATCGGGAATCTTGCCGACATACCAGAGCGCAATTCTTGATTTACAAAAATGGCTCGTAAGGATCCCGCAGGATTTGAGAACAACGGCGTCGGGGCCGTTCACGATAAAGAGGTTAAAATGA
- a CDS encoding caspase family protein, translating into MQHRCFERFDVGLIGRSKLSGSFFITIAVLSLVLVGCSSSVEISSDPPGADVDINGESYGTTPVDISLSDFDFNVYHLALTKLGYRDKTITLQGEIKVGPFVGGFVFWPFWLWCYGPQDTYVFKLEPKGGNVEPTPKENVQPVMTSPSDSDIENNVPVLDRKNPDAVAVVIGISHYKSSDIPEVSYAVKGANLVRNYFEKTFGVDERKIIFAADENASLSDFRKIFEEKLRDYITPGKSDVYVYYQGHGVPDPETKEAYFVPYDCDPSYAKSTGYSLKEFYDRLAALPAKSVTVILDACFSGASAGGTLVKNISPLYMKVKTPVVSMNNGVVFSSSTGEQVSCWYPEKKESLFTYYFLKGLTGSADLDNDGTITNAEMQTYLEQNVPVEARYLSNREQTPQMMTKDPDGLLLKYK; encoded by the coding sequence TTGCAGCATAGATGTTTCGAAAGATTTGATGTTGGGTTGATTGGGCGGAGCAAGTTAAGCGGGTCATTTTTCATAACCATCGCGGTACTGTCACTTGTGCTGGTCGGGTGCAGTTCTTCAGTGGAAATCTCGAGTGATCCTCCCGGCGCCGATGTGGATATTAATGGTGAGTCGTACGGCACAACTCCTGTGGACATATCTCTCAGCGATTTTGATTTTAACGTCTATCATCTGGCTCTCACAAAATTGGGATACAGGGATAAAACGATAACGCTTCAGGGTGAAATAAAAGTCGGTCCGTTCGTAGGAGGTTTTGTCTTTTGGCCGTTCTGGCTGTGGTGTTACGGTCCGCAAGACACCTATGTCTTCAAGCTGGAGCCTAAAGGAGGAAATGTCGAACCGACGCCGAAAGAAAATGTACAGCCCGTCATGACCTCTCCCTCTGACAGTGACATCGAGAATAATGTTCCCGTGCTTGACAGGAAAAATCCCGATGCAGTTGCGGTGGTGATCGGCATATCTCATTACAAGAGCAGCGATATCCCGGAAGTTTCATACGCCGTCAAAGGAGCAAATCTTGTAAGAAATTATTTTGAGAAGACTTTCGGCGTCGACGAGCGGAAGATTATTTTTGCAGCGGACGAAAACGCTTCGCTTTCAGATTTCAGGAAAATCTTTGAAGAAAAACTGAGAGATTACATCACGCCGGGGAAGAGCGACGTTTACGTTTATTACCAGGGCCATGGTGTGCCGGATCCCGAGACGAAAGAAGCGTACTTCGTTCCTTATGACTGCGATCCATCTTATGCTAAATCGACGGGTTATTCATTGAAGGAGTTTTACGACAGACTCGCCGCGCTTCCGGCGAAGAGCGTAACCGTAATTCTAGATGCATGCTTCAGCGGGGCAAGCGCCGGCGGAACACTCGTCAAAAATATCAGCCCGCTATATATGAAAGTGAAGACTCCCGTCGTCTCGATGAATAACGGCGTCGTGTTCAGTTCGTCGACGGGAGAACAGGTCTCATGCTGGTATCCTGAGAAAAAGGAGAGTCTGTTCACATATTATTTTCTAAAAGGTTTGACAGGAAGTGCTGATTTGGACAATGATGGCACGATAACTAATGCGGAAATGCAGACGTATCTTGAACAAAATGTTCCCGTCGAGGCAAGGTACTTGAGCAATCGCGAGCAGACTCCGCAGATGATGACGAAAGACCCCGACGGACTGCTGCTGAAGTATAAATGA
- a CDS encoding caspase family protein — protein MNKISFICLLFFTGLAYGQTVSGKSQTGSLKPVSPTIPPAENQGTSVNVKNQINAYSPFLTAEITFKDSSADNILGADESAQVLVSLRNIGGKPAESCEVELVPSVENSGIDVINPPTILHLAPNEEMSTRVLLRGSHAISTGNVEFVLKVLEKDGFDLDPEKILVVPTLAFQPPSVDLVDYGVQDPSRTGKIQKRENVSVTLRLQNRGGTTSHGTVASLTLGDNVISLDSSAVEESGIFHSTFNLGDLKPGDYKDVTTNLITNNRATDVRIDIVVTERSGEHSTDTTLELPFNIPTKKTEEIVVAARKAEDVNIPNVANLKLDIVDNLPVASQTKPDAFAVVIGNKDYTNAPGVEFALNDAAIMKRYLTTTMGFQAENIIYLENASQSDMTRVFGNESNYKGQLYDYVRKGSEIFVYYSGHGAPDTDSKEGYIVPVDCDPAHVALNGYSLKLLYSNLDKIDAEKELKHITVVLDACFSGSSVKGSLLANVSPIYIAVSKDAMASPNATIVTSASGDQVSGWYRDKQQSLFTYFFLKGLQGSADYEHNKTITAKELYEFTADEVNGVPYWSRRLNSKTQTPTFYGSDWVIYEGAK, from the coding sequence ATGAATAAAATTTCCTTTATATGCCTGTTGTTCTTCACCGGCCTTGCCTATGGTCAAACGGTTAGCGGGAAGAGCCAAACGGGATCTCTAAAACCTGTTTCGCCGACTATCCCGCCCGCGGAAAACCAAGGGACCAGCGTGAACGTGAAAAACCAGATAAACGCATACAGTCCATTTCTGACCGCAGAAATTACTTTTAAAGATTCATCAGCCGATAATATCCTGGGTGCGGACGAAAGTGCTCAGGTTCTCGTGTCGCTTCGGAACATCGGGGGAAAACCTGCCGAGTCGTGCGAAGTGGAGCTTGTGCCGTCGGTGGAAAACTCCGGTATTGATGTCATAAATCCTCCGACCATCCTGCACCTTGCACCCAATGAGGAAATGTCGACGCGCGTACTTCTGAGAGGCTCTCATGCCATTTCGACGGGCAATGTCGAGTTTGTGCTGAAGGTTCTGGAGAAAGACGGATTTGACCTCGATCCCGAAAAGATTCTTGTCGTGCCCACCTTGGCATTCCAGCCGCCAAGCGTGGATCTGGTCGACTATGGTGTTCAAGATCCCAGCCGGACGGGAAAGATCCAGAAACGCGAAAACGTATCCGTGACATTGAGGCTGCAAAACAGAGGTGGCACCACGAGCCATGGTACAGTCGCTTCGCTTACCCTGGGAGACAACGTCATCTCTCTCGATTCATCAGCGGTGGAGGAGAGCGGCATCTTTCATTCGACATTTAACCTTGGTGACTTGAAACCCGGAGACTACAAGGATGTGACCACAAATTTGATCACCAACAACCGTGCAACGGATGTTCGTATAGACATTGTGGTGACCGAGAGAAGCGGAGAACACTCTACAGACACAACCCTTGAACTTCCATTCAACATTCCAACAAAGAAAACAGAAGAGATAGTAGTTGCCGCCAGGAAGGCAGAAGACGTGAATATTCCGAATGTGGCAAACTTGAAACTTGACATTGTCGACAATCTGCCCGTCGCTTCCCAGACGAAACCTGATGCCTTTGCTGTAGTTATTGGGAACAAGGATTACACCAATGCTCCCGGAGTGGAATTTGCGTTGAATGATGCAGCAATCATGAAGCGCTATCTGACTACCACCATGGGATTTCAAGCTGAGAATATCATATATCTTGAGAACGCTTCGCAATCTGACATGACCCGTGTTTTTGGAAACGAATCGAACTACAAAGGACAATTGTACGATTATGTTAGAAAAGGGAGTGAGATTTTTGTCTATTACAGCGGCCATGGCGCGCCGGATACCGACTCGAAAGAAGGATACATTGTCCCGGTTGACTGCGATCCGGCTCATGTTGCCTTAAACGGATATTCGCTTAAGCTGCTTTATTCAAATCTTGACAAAATCGATGCAGAGAAAGAGTTGAAGCACATAACGGTTGTCTTAGACGCGTGCTTTTCGGGCAGTTCGGTCAAAGGCTCTCTTCTTGCCAACGTTAGTCCCATCTATATTGCAGTGAGCAAAGATGCGATGGCTTCTCCGAATGCTACTATCGTAACAAGCGCAAGCGGGGACCAGGTGAGCGGCTGGTACAGAGACAAGCAGCAGAGTCTCTTCACTTACTTCTTCTTAAAGGGACTGCAGGGCTCGGCAGATTATGAACATAATAAAACCATCACCGCGAAAGAGCTGTATGAGTTTACCGCAGACGAAGTCAATGGTGTCCCATATTGGTCAAGACGTCTGAACAGCAAAACACAAACGCCGACATTTTATGGAAGTGATTGGGTGATTTATGAAGGCGCAAAGTAA